The DNA sequence TCTGAGACATTTTCACGATCCAGCGAGTGAGCGCTCATCGACATTTTTAGCTTCAAAGCCTGTCTGTGGCTCTAATGTGATCAAAAGATAACAGTTTATCGCTTTTATCTTTCAATAGATCACTAGTTTAGTAGatacagtattgtgcaaattaatgtgaacacgagtgaaaatttgaaaaaaatacatttattagttctaaaataaaaaacagagatatattaatacaatttaagttattttaatagaaaatgtgtcctccctggcttttataacttcttcaacacgttttggcatagaattgacatgattttaacagttttctgatatttactggtctaaaaaacttgtatggattacagcctcaatcattttagtttttcttgtgcaatccgttttccgaagtctaactttcacgatggcccacttattttcaatgggattaagtgccggtgagttctctggccatccaaaggcatgatatcttgttgtccttgaaatatttaagcataatcTTAGACACGTGGCATGGAGccgaattttgttgaaaaacttattgaccgtTATCACCAAATTTTCTTAGTTTAACTTCTAATCTCCGATCTAGTAAGTCACTGTATTTTAGCGAGTTCATCATCCCTTCGATGGGCACAAGTCTAgtcgtgagctgtcaccggaacagataagtttaaAATATGACTGCGTCTATTGCTGTGtctcaaattattttttttacagaaaaaaGCTTGTCAATTTTGTAACTGTGACAGCGAAGAGGCGGCGGACGTTTCGCCAACCTCAGCTTAATCCTCAGAAAAAGTTAAACTCAAACGAAAGGATTATCTTTTTGGAATAATTACATCGTTAGTCTCTCGTTAAAAACATGGAAGAAGAAAAGACCAAGTACCGGGGGTGGACCGTGGACATAGGGTTCCGCAggttaaaattatactaatgTTAGCTAGCTAAACTTAGGTTTAGCCAGAAGGAACGGATAACGTGTCTATAACACTCACTCAACCTTAGCATGCGATGTGGGGTAGGCAGTGGGGCATTGCTGCACTCACTTTTGGCTAGTAGTAATGTACCTGAAAGAATAGTTAACAAATTAGGGATATAAGAAACGCTTACATTAATAATGACACTTAGGTATTTACCTAGGCCCATAAAACTCATAGTCTTATTATTTTCGCAAATCTCTGAGTTTCAATaggatatattttaattttatgtcatGTCAATTCTCGATTTCTAACCTTTTTTGTTCGGATTCCCGTAGGTTTTCTATGCGTTTCCCAAGGATCCCTACTGATTCCAAAGCTTTTTCCAAGTGAGGTCAGCAGATGTCGCCGGTGTCGCGGCTACTCATTAGCGGGagctttttattatattaacaaTTAATTCTCCACCCCGAAGCTTTCCCGAGTCTTCAGGGAAAAGCTGATACTTGCTTTCTGTCACTTAAAaaacagatttttttaattgtgcAGGAGTGTTTTATTACGAGATTTACAAgacattgttttgttttctatttcgcaaattttattttactgtggTCAACTTTCATAACACTTTTTATATAAAGGTAAAtagttaataaatttaatattatatttataggtaggttttaacctataaatataatattaaatttattaactaTTGCAAACTCTAAGCAAAAAATCTAATTTGGTAAGTTCAGGTAGTTTTTATGTAACTAATAAAGCACATTTCCTCCTTATATGAcagggcctttgtgaaatggtggtagattaatattatgacaatggacaaataattgtaaaattttacgtccaaTAAAGTGATATTCTATTCACTATTTCTCGTGTTTCAAAGTTACGcaaacataataacaataagtaCATATCAGTAGCCACTGCAGCACATCCCCCTACCCCAAATAAGCCCAAGTCAAATTAAAACTTTCTCAGATTCCCGTCAGCGGTTAATTAGCAAAATCAGAAATGAAAACAACATCTTACGTCGATCAACAACAATACCTCCCAATTACACAGAACAAACCGCACAGCCAAATCTCGGCCATTCCCAAAATATCCGAAACAAAGCGAGACCATAATTaagaacaaaaacaaaatggaaGAATATCCACCAGCTATTGTTGCGAATAGAAATTGTCTCTAAAGTTGCCTTTTAAAGGCACAAATCAGAGAGTACGTACAAAGAACAATGGGCTAATCCAAATAGGTACCGACCAAGTTTGGATGACCTCTTAACTGTTAATTAAAGTTACCGCCCGGGTACCGCTTACTGGTATCATTAAATGGTAACCGTAGTTAGCATTTTAATCAGTGGTCAAAGTTTGTACTTACTGTCTAAAGTTAGAGTGTATAGCATAGATACGTCACACCATCCATCCATCACTTACGGATAAGATCATAACTAACGCCCGcccaattaggtacttaaaaaacTAGACAAATTGCTGCATCTCTACCTAATATAACCGTCAATATAACCTTTAActgtataataataggtaatattaaaataaacatttttttttatttctatataaAACCGGCATCACTTCTCCCACGACCACCTTTTAAACCAATATTCTATATTCTAAACCAAGGGAGGTATAGGGCGGAACTGTCGATAAATATAGATAATTGATTGATAAAGATCTCAACTTCCCTGAGTCCCTGCTCTCCCCTTATTGCGGGGAGTATACCGAGATTGAGCAATATTCTTACCGAAGACAAACCCCCGATAACGACAACAAAATAACACCTTTTCATGAgctgaacggattttaataaaacttaggtacttacttacctacttatcaataagtattttttctaattttcaagttttttttttataaatattattattgtaattattattttaaaattttccatcTTCAAATATGGccaattttacttaaaaatttAAGCAcgttatttacgtttttaggtAGTAGATTTTAGATGGATTAGGCCAAATTACTGTcttattgtcactggaacattTTCTTTGCTTGCGAATGTATATTCAGTTGAGATTCAATAgacaaaagtacctataataataattttgctgGCACCGATCTGGCGCCATATTTCCAACATGGCTGCCCGCAGAAGAACTAATATTAATGAGAAGTGAGACAACAAATGCTTGTCATCGTGACTTGTAGTTTTTGTTTCACTCTAAGGCTGTATCCTACTGGCAGATACGCGAGGCTGCTGAGGCTTGCTAGGAAAACACACACCAATAGCTAGCAAGACTAGGAATACGACATACAGGATTGTTGGTTTGATCTGGTCAAATCTTCATCAAGTATCTTATTAAAACTGTGCAAAAGCATCGTCAAAATTACTTTGTCAATTTTTTTCTTTGGTTCATTATGTTAAAACTTGCACTTTACTGTACCTTTGCtttttttagatttataattaacaCTGTGATTGTGCATAGATTTTTTCCGTATGggtttacatatttatttttatttatttggctaGCAAAACGGCTTATGGGTACTTTCCTCAGCTGCGTCACACATTTTAGTGTACACGCAGCCTAACTTTAACGGGGAGTCGATGAAAGCACTCTACTAATAGATGTTACAGTCAGCAGGTTGGGACCACGTTGGGACTATACGTTTttagatgtacataatatgtgtTATATACTCAATACACTCTTACATCCTACAAACTGAATTTATCTTCTTTTAACTACGGACGAAATAGACTGGTGTTAAGATTTTGTAGTCTATGTTCTAGACAAACTAGATGCTTTCTTTACTttacatttgtacatttaaaatactaaatacatttattagttgTAGTAGGTAGTAGTACTCGTAAGTATGATGGcaaagttaataaatatacctaggaCGTATTACGCAGAAATAGGCTTCCGACACAACCGTCGAAACTCCGCTTAATGAACGCACAGCCTTTCCTTCTATCCAACATTGTATTTATTCATACCATATCAATGAATATGCACATATTATTCTACTTACGGAGTCACCCGCATCGaccctggagggttactctatactgacgaaaaacgaacgaacgagagctgtcgtgcaatcggcacgtttaatacaacgagacagAGTCGTAAATCGCTCATGGAGCGCTTCAAAACTTCGTGTTTTTGCTAATAGCTATAGGCAAAGACGCTGCATTAGTTGAGTGGACActttttataactataaccTCCATATatcatttataattaagtatgattgctgtcagtatcaaataaagttttttttcttctatagagtgacccctctgaTACCCGATTCGTTTACCCCCATACATCGAAACACCGCACTTTGGCTCTGACGAATGCGTTTCAGGGttaataaattagttttaCCCGTTCCACCCACTTCCCCGACACATCGCACGACGGGTTAAGTTACGACCCGCGAGAACCCGGGTTTGAGGTAATATTCTCAATTTACCCTGGGTAATATGCTGCCAGACATATTAGGTGTGCTAGCTTGATTGAGAATGAAATAcccaaataatattaatctcGCGTGCGGAGACGAAACGCTTTGTAGATGATACCTCTTGTAATTGGAccgataaatattttattagtgtTTAGTTACAAATATCTACTGTTGATTTGCAATGATGCTTAACCTGTCATGGTGTCACTGTACAAGTCACAAGTGTATGTGGCTGCTGTGTGATGTCCTTAGattaaatatacgaactagatggtcTGTCACATATCACATtacaaatttttaaaaaaccttTCAAGAGTACGATAAGagtagttttgtttttaattaaagttcTTAATTAGGTGCCTATAAAaggtatgtttatttattgtgtaCACGTAACAAATCTAGGCCTGCTTGTTACAAGAGACAACCGTTCAATTAATTTTGCAAAAGTATTTTGTAAGAAACATAAATGGGGTCGTGGTTTTGCTTCCAAACTTCATTATCTTAAATTCTCgctataaaatttcatagcTCGCATTCCCTTACCACCTTAacgttaataataaattaacttcaTTACTGACAAAGCATAATTTTGGGACGTTTATGCGGTGACataaatttgttatttcagCCATAAACAGTGGCGGAATTTAACTACTGAACTTTTTATGCATTGAATTTAAATCaagttgtatttattattataccagtATTTTTCATcgtttaatttgtattcatgTACCTAATGGAAACGAATAGTTTTAAATCCCGAGATATAAGGGTTTTTTTCTAGCTTTTTATTATGAGTGGTCCGTAGATTGTAATATAGGAGTTCTTTATTAATGGAcatattgaaaatgaaaaaataataattagcgcaacaataaaaaaaaaacaaaataaagtgtGCTCCTTGcctttaaaaataacacttcATTGGCATGTGCAACTTGTCAagacatcatcagccaattTAGCGAAACTGCGTGACCTCCGTCCACACATTCGCGATAATCTGTCCCCACCGGCGGCTTACTTCGTTATTCTGCTAAAAATTATACAGAATCCACGGACACGACGCGTCCACATTGTTACACGGCTAAATGAGATTGTTATCTCCGCTTTTTGTTAGCATTATGTATGGGAATGGACTATTCTGGGGCCCCAGGGATTAAAACTTTGTCCAGAGAAATAGCGAACTGGATTTTCTTTTTTCGTGGAAGTCGAATCTATGTCGACAATGATATTTTGGTAAAGTTACACATATTACACACAGGTATACAAtctgtatgtaagtatgtacttcTTATGCAGGGTGTGTAAGAAACTGTCAGGAGCAGCATGTGATAAAAATGAGAactataaaagtaaaatttgGTTCTAACAGGCTCTTACCAAAAGAAACCATATCAGCGCGCCCGGCCTCGGGGTCACTTTAGCTAACGAAAGACTAAGTTTTATTGTGCTGCAGCTCCATCTTGTATGACTCTATCGCGTTGcatttaaatttagcgatCGCATGACATGTCCCATTCGTTCGCTTTTGTCAAGCTGAAGTGACCCCGCAAGTCCCGGTATATCTGCTCTTGTTCCTGCGGATTTCCACGGATGAGTTACTCGCTGATAATACTGCTTTAAGCCGATCGCGGCTTATTGCAGTTGAGtaaaggttttattttttaccgaAAATGTTGTACCGGCAATATATTTACCGCCatttaaaaggttttttttatgtgtaagGAGTCGCACATTTTCAACGATAAAATAGCATAATCATTGCcttatataataaactaatctgcaaacaatataaaaaccacaaacaaataaaataattgtgaaATAAATTCGTAAACCACACcaactataaaataattctGTAATAGATCTGGCCTCTTTTTTCTTGTTCAGTTAAAAAGGTAACCTATATCGTTTGTACAAGCGCTGATCGCTGCTTCTAGCGCTGATCCGCTTGCGGTCGTCATTTGCAACAGAAAGCTTCAGCTAAACAGCTTAGCTGCTTACTCGCCCGCATCTAGCGCTATGACGCTGCAAGCAACAAACGGCTTACTGAGGGGTCATTCTAGGCTATGAGAGTTTGCCTTAAACATATAGATTGCATGACAACACTCGTTCAgttgttttttgacaagtTAGAGTAATCCGCCGCCGCAGCGCTCGCTCAAAGCGATTAGTTAATGGGAGATAAATGTATTCTTTGAAACGCGCCATATGTACAATTGCTATTGAAAACAAAGCACTGTGTGACCCTTTGAAAACAGATTTTAACAGGTTAGAGTAGGATTATGAAATGagtttctattttattttccatttttCAATTTCCATTGAAAATGTTCTCACAAATGGCTCAGGGACAAAAAGATTTTCCATTGGAATTTTGCGATATACGTCGGTAATTCCCTACTATTGCCacacaacaaaaataatatgttgtgAGTAAAAGAATGCTCTGGtgacaaaataaaagtattgcgtagcgctcactcacatcgtgcggcttcgagagcgagcgcgacggcaAACTTTTTTCAAGTCTTGTCGTGCCTGTCTTGCgacccgtgctaggccttctgttcataaaattcattttcattcattaaCTCATTAACGTTAAACAACGAATCCTAAAGCTATTAAACtagggccgatttttcaatgccaggataaaaggtcaaataactatctagcgaataattttatttggctgTTTATCGGCCTGGTAGTTGctaaaccatttttcaatgaggcgtttgttaaaaaaaaaaaaaagttcctttttggagaaatagatggcgttgtctggggttgtaccaactttcaaaccctcagaacacactcagatcacaatatgttattctgtgaggctaacgaaatgtgaaagtgacgtaggtaggtagaattgtagtattattttctctatgatgtcgatgtcactgttgcttcagcgttcagtgcgattgtgcgtacagccgttcttttcaagttttctcagtttccttgtgtttctcctgtattaattgagttgaaGTTGAGCTACGAgtatctgctcctcctcccttgatactgtaggGTTAGTGCACtagagatagtgactcttttgagatagtgactcttgtgagatagtgactcttttgaTAGTGACTGTGatatttttacaagttgcgacggcacacattctcatcttgtcttgtaagtatttctttgggatcttatttaggatcatacaataaataaaaatagaaaatcagttctcgcacgcagcacccgttcaaacggcgcgcatagagaaaagaacactacgtgacggcgcgggtagaactattcacagaatacttagcactatcccaagccacatgcagtctgagcctcggaaggaaggctcgcgctaccacccgacatttaatcacaactagtgagttcttattctgagtttagtactctttgctctctatgtaatttttgacagttggtacactgcgttttcacgccatctatcggcttacccaaaagctcaactgacagctgtcaaggaaaacggctcattgtgATTTATTCCATAGATAACTATCTTACCGATTTTTCTATTTGAACTCAGGAGAGATGAAACAAGTATATGCAGACACTAGTGCTAAAGCAGGACAGACTACTATTTCGATTTTCAgtgtcaactgtcactgtcaagcAAAGAGCAATCAAGCCTCACTGACTGTTTGGTTCAAAAAGCCacacaacaaaaaatacagtttgGTTGTTTcgattttggtatttttgaATCGCAATGGAATCACAAAAAAGAGAGCGTTCggcaaattttaataatgctgAAGTTACTGTGTTAGTAAGTTTGGTAGACAAATTCAAACATATCATAGAAAACAAAAAGACCGATGCTGCAACAAATAAAGAGAAGGAGACTGCATGGAAGAAAATTGAGTTATCTTTTAACTCCAGTGGTATAACCACAAGTGTCCGCTCATGGAAAACCCTTAAATTAAAGTACGAGGGCATCAAAAAAACCATGAAGAAAAAGTCTTCCCTGCAAAGGCAGGAGATGTACAAAACTGGAGGTGGGCCCTCAAATGCACCTCCATTTAAcgatgtagaagaaaaggtgtTAGGCATTTGCTCCAACATTAAAGGACTGGAAGCACGTCACGATAGTGACACTataaaaagtaggtattagtCAAGACTACACAACATATTGCTAAATCTTTATGAACATCTCCCTGTGACCATGTACCTAACCCACACGTAAAATTTTGCAGTGCCAAGTGAGGAAGTTATTtttgaaacatttaaaatttgctCCACTACACCAGAAGATGAAACAGAGAATACTACTCAAGCTACTGTTTCAATACCAGGTAGGTaccacagttttttttttgatttttgagcatatccccaaggtctaaactgccttccggTTGGTcggcgggttggtgggttcacatatctagatgtgctaaatctagatatgcaggtttcctcacgatgttttccttcaccgtaagagcgatggtatacattgtccttaaattcaaagaactcattggtatttTTAGCTCTGTTTTATCAAAATGGGTTCAGCCGTTCTAAAGTTATGTGATTTTTAGTGTTGGTTGTCGGGGGTTTTTatcgttggttaggttattattTCCATGCATATAatttaacttagtttttcattttagaTATGAATGAGTCGTTCATTCTAGATGTGAATGAGGTGCTCATCCCAGAAATGATCATTGAGGACAATGATTCTCAAAAaggtatacctactgtatatgatttttcaactttttgtttagCTGTTAGACTAGACTTACATTCATAGGTACATAGTAATATTATACTGTAAAGAGagatatttatatacttatgatgttttttttttgcattcaGAAAATAAATGGGACAGATGGCACCCAAAAACATTGAAAACCAAGGTGTCGCGTGTTTTAAAACCGGATGCTACTAAACAAAGTGTAACGTCCAAACTGGATAAATTAGGTTCAGCTCGCTTGGAATTAGTGCAGCTGCAGATAGAAACTGCAAgaaatcattttaaaaatcAAGAGGAGGAACATAAACTTAAAATGGAACATTTAACCAATGATGAGAGAAGGAAGGAAGAAATTCATGCACTTCTGATTAAAAAAATGAGTTGTGGTCCTGCGTCTAGTGACATGATTTAGATTcctgtattttataaaatttcatcCTTCTCATCTTTTATTAATGTAAGAATttcatgaaatattttgttaatataaGTACGTTGAATgctatttaagtttttaagtttatatgttagtttaaatttaatgaataaaaactgatagaaataattataacatctatgttttattatcaagtaCTGGATGGTTCCTCTCTTTTCTCCTCAGCCTATAGTAGTCCACTACTGGACACAGATCATCCTGCCAAGCAGGAGGGATGTCTTAGATGCTTATATGTAGCATAGGttaccttcttcttcttctttgggTACCATCTCCTATCGGAGGTCGGCAATCATCTGGCTTATTCTTTCCTTCGAGGCGataggttacctacttatcataaaatgaaaaactatatgtaccttaatattttattatgaaggaAGTGCTGCTACATTcctgttttataaaattagtgCTTGAAAATAAGTTAACATAATGTTTCTAGTCTGGTGCCTTTCTTCACCAATGGGATTTGCTGCAGAGGAGGGAAATATAGGCTCTGGTGGAATATTTACTTCTGGGTCCTCTGGAGGTTCCTCTTCATTTTTTGTTCTTGCCAGGTTGTGCAATATAGCACAAGCTACAATGACATCCTGTGCAAGTGGCAACTTACACCTTAATCCAATGCTTAGTACCGGAAACCGTCTTTTCCACACTCCAAAGCATCTTTCAATGACGTTCCGTGTCCGTATTTGAGACTCATTGTACAAACTCTGAGCAGGTGTTTCCGGGTTTGGAAAAGGTGTAAGTAGGGAATTTGTTTGCTCATACCCACTGTCTCCTAATATAATTCCATTGCCAAATGCATGATTCTGACAGTGGAATTTTGCACTTGAATTAGAAAAAATCATGCTATCATGAGTAGAGCCAGGCCAACGTGCAACAACATCTTGAAATAGCAAGTCCGCAGAGCACATAGCTTGcacattaaaagaaaaaaatcctTTTCTGTTCCTAAATACCTCCGCTGTGTTTCCACCAGGAGACTGGATCCTGATATGGGTGCAATCTATAGCCGAGATCACTCGAGGGAAACTagctattttataaaagtCTTCCTGAGTCCTTCTAATCTCTTCTTCGCTTCTTGGtaactttataaatattggTCTTAAGGATGCGATAGCATCAGtgactttttttataatgcCGCATATAGTGGAGCTATGAATGCCACCAAAATCGCCAACAGTGATATAGAAACTCCCAGTGGCATAAAACCGCAGTGTAATCAACAATTGTAACATAGGTGGGATACACTGGTTCCTGCAACAAATAAAAGCATATTTTAAGTTATGGTAAAATTGGATAGGCTATGTACATTTCTCAtagtaattaggtaaatgttgCAAAGTGGAGATCCATTGTTTCTACCTATCCCTCTGAGGCTTCAGTTCAACTATGACTTGTTGTATTTATTCTGAAACTTACCTTAGTGTTTTGTGCTTGATTTTATCTTCTATAAGATAAAGCAAATACTGCACAGACTCTTTCATAAGCCTGAACCGGCGATGAAATTCTCTTCCATCCCACATGCTGTAATGA is a window from the Plutella xylostella chromosome 10, ilPluXylo3.1, whole genome shotgun sequence genome containing:
- the LOC125489039 gene encoding uncharacterized protein LOC125489039, with the protein product MESQKRERSANFNNAEVTVLVSLVDKFKHIIENKKTDAATNKEKETAWKKIELSFNSSGITTSVRSWKTLKLKYEGIKKTMKKKSSLQRQEMYKTGGGPSNAPPFNDVEEKVLGICSNIKGLEARHDSDTIKMPSEEVIFETFKICSTTPEDETENTTQATVSIPDMNESFILDVNEVLIPEMIIEDNDSQKENKWDRWHPKTLKTKVSRVLKPDATKQSVTSKLDKLGSARLELVQLQIETARNHFKNQEEEHKLKMEHLTNDERRKEEIHALLIKKMSCGPASSDMI
- the LOC119694278 gene encoding putative nuclease HARBI1: MDIFDDIDDLAIEEEAVMNEYINPVERKVRVVKTRPDHYSMWDGREFHRRFRLMKESVQYLLYLIEDKIKHKTLRNQCIPPMLQLLITLRFYATGSFYITVGDFGGIHSSTICGIIKKVTDAIASLRPIFIKLPRSEEEIRRTQEDFYKIASFPRVISAIDCTHIRIQSPGGNTAEVFRNRKGFFSFNVQAMCSADLLFQDVVARWPGSTHDSMIFSNSSAKFHCQNHAFGNGIILGDSGYEQTNSLLTPFPNPETPAQSLYNESQIRTRNVIERCFGVWKRRFPVLSIGLRCKLPLAQDVIVACAILHNLARTKNEEEPPEDPEVNIPPEPIFPSSAANPIGEERHQTRNIMLTYFQALIL